In Chryseobacterium turcicum, a single window of DNA contains:
- a CDS encoding LytTR family transcriptional regulator DNA-binding domain-containing protein, translating into MLPKFGFIKIPKLLFLFGIFLFQTLAFSQQKSIIFSPETDSISLYKNAQIAYTNQENLSATFINELDFKPFNASILKQYPIPDTLQYAVIKFSILNNQEKDTHLYLSAKQDIAYMQAYELKDSYYQLVAKTGYANRISDFSLKSNDRQLILSLKKNKTSHYIVYLKKYKYILPIPEIELQSETKYLKDFEKKQSKPLSLYFLFTVFIAGFQFALLLFGIFKMYVLGFKKIYFFFSLQCLLFILFYLNEIHLLVFETRFLPFITNKMVYEAFGDLFIVVFNFLIISFFDLDKKSFLYRFLVWITVFWVILFFVEALPFINNPSVISVFRFILNTAAIVDFITLACVFYYAYFHRNGYRKYLFIGILIAMISSFEVALPRFLNLINLDPNWIKISDSSYLLLQICDNLNFCFFFISFIMREKELSLEKEFLEKEHNQTVDELKSLRKIIEKENIILKDKTKINLDQLVYIKADDHYLNVHTIESKNHFVRGKLADIIEELPANFVKCHRSYIINKNYIKQSQSKFITMADNSEIPVSRNFKL; encoded by the coding sequence ATGTTACCAAAATTCGGTTTTATAAAGATACCAAAACTTTTGTTTTTATTTGGAATATTTTTATTCCAGACCCTTGCGTTTTCGCAGCAGAAGAGCATTATTTTTTCGCCAGAAACAGACAGTATTTCTTTATATAAAAATGCTCAGATTGCTTATACCAATCAAGAAAATTTATCTGCTACATTTATCAATGAGCTAGATTTTAAACCATTTAACGCATCCATTTTAAAGCAATATCCAATTCCTGACACTTTGCAATATGCGGTTATAAAATTCAGTATTCTTAATAATCAAGAAAAAGATACACACCTTTATCTTTCCGCAAAACAAGACATTGCCTACATGCAGGCTTATGAGTTAAAAGACTCGTATTATCAATTGGTTGCAAAAACAGGTTATGCCAATAGGATTTCAGATTTTTCTCTCAAAAGTAATGACAGACAACTCATATTAAGTCTAAAAAAAAATAAAACAAGTCACTATATTGTCTATCTTAAAAAATATAAATACATCCTTCCGATTCCTGAAATAGAACTTCAAAGTGAAACAAAATATCTGAAAGACTTCGAAAAAAAGCAAAGTAAGCCCTTGAGTTTATACTTTTTGTTTACCGTTTTTATTGCAGGATTCCAGTTCGCTTTGCTTCTGTTTGGAATTTTTAAGATGTATGTTTTGGGGTTCAAAAAAATATATTTCTTCTTTTCACTGCAATGTCTTTTGTTTATTTTATTTTATCTGAACGAAATTCATCTTTTGGTTTTTGAAACCCGTTTTTTACCCTTCATTACCAACAAAATGGTGTATGAAGCTTTTGGAGATTTGTTTATTGTAGTATTTAATTTTCTGATTATCAGTTTTTTTGATTTAGATAAAAAGTCATTTTTATACCGTTTTTTAGTTTGGATTACAGTCTTCTGGGTTATTTTATTTTTTGTTGAAGCCTTGCCTTTTATCAATAATCCTAGCGTTATTTCAGTGTTCCGATTCATACTTAATACTGCGGCAATTGTCGATTTTATAACTTTAGCCTGTGTATTTTATTATGCGTATTTTCATAGAAATGGTTATCGCAAATATCTTTTTATCGGAATTTTGATTGCCATGATTAGTTCGTTTGAAGTAGCATTGCCAAGATTTCTCAATCTCATTAATCTCGATCCCAATTGGATTAAAATATCAGATTCTTCCTATCTTTTGCTGCAAATCTGCGACAATCTCAATTTTTGTTTTTTCTTTATTTCTTTTATTATGCGAGAAAAAGAATTGTCTCTGGAAAAAGAGTTTTTGGAAAAAGAGCATAATCAAACCGTAGATGAACTCAAAAGCCTGAGGAAAATAATAGAAAAAGAAAACATCATTTTAAAAGACAAAACCAAAATAAACCTCGATCAATTAGTCTATATAAAAGCCGACGACCACTACCTGAACGTGCATACCATCGAAAGCAAAAATCATTTTGTGAGAGGAAAACTGGCAGATATTATAGAAGAATTACCCGCTAATTTTGTAAAATGTCATCGTTCTTACATCATCAATAAAAATTATATCAAGCAGTCGCAGTCTAAATTTATAACAATGGCAGACAACTCAGAAATTCCTGTTTCACGTAATTTTAAGTTATAG
- a CDS encoding helix-turn-helix transcriptional regulator, translating to MKNTIKIERALKNITQEDLAKKIGVSRQTINAMEAGKYVPSTVLALKIAKYFDKKVEDIFELEIED from the coding sequence ATGAAAAATACCATTAAAATAGAAAGAGCTTTAAAGAATATAACTCAGGAAGACTTGGCAAAAAAAATCGGTGTTTCGAGACAGACCATCAACGCTATGGAAGCTGGAAAATATGTTCCGTCAACAGTTTTAGCCTTAAAAATCGCAAAATATTTCGATAAAAAAGTGGAAGATATTTTTGAATTGGAAATTGAGGATTAG
- a CDS encoding T9SS type A sorting domain-containing protein has product MKKILFTLSVSCFSIAYAQNLNFADSKFKALILSSTTTNQIAKDLNGNFIAIDVNGDGEVQVSEAQQVKTLKIKQDPNLMYIDPTKDLEVYDPDNINVNYYNSHLPDGVTDALLFPNMEELYVVMAKSFNINFINNNKIRIVKGNPRYYSSTFQDTTVSSNLTFDNCSNLQNIADVVASVLVDPWHGSGDILRIKNCSQINSTALISFSEIKELYIENSNISNLSIDSCPLLTKIHVPNLSTLTKISSSHYNTSNYWSPLAQNQYIELVANNCINLEEITVSNHGNNNTGNYFTSVNINGCTALKKLSGLNDPSVDFSTAGLINLEELDCSYQNKYTYASNTSGSAILGNVNSINLSGLQKLKKLTAYNQRINNINFAVCPLLEEINLVNTIIFISSIDVNNLVNLHTLNLSATDLLITLKKLQQINAQNCTALVNLEIFGNDDLHTLNLQNCSSLKSLKIGEQINYSYYISYFPEFTNLNIAQCTSLEDLLIWNTKINNLNTSDCTQLKSLKLSGNNFHNQIDLSNNLALENLEVQYSPLLTNFNLSNNVNLKTVLAKTCPLITQLDLSGASHLEIISSHDMANLTSINVRNSSNEAISLQNYNSNLSVCVDDTQLIGLQTTYPNVNFSTSCNNLFTTTWNGTSWSNGTPSSIAIVVLTGSYSTASQPTFTAKNIIIQNSGILEITSGNTISAVNVTVEDGGNLIQKDGSNLSYSGAFKTLKNGTSEVNKYAFWTSPVVGQNLTNIYTGATPAFITEYDTATDNYVNASSTTSVFGKGYSIKTPVANAALVFEGTPNNGTQTFSLATSGNGFNLIGNPYPSNLNLGAFYTVNSARISSTFYFWDNKSTNVTLQNGATTTNYGYATFNAANSANPTWVPAPNDNGGTAVVPMGTVANIGQGFIIKTLNASVDTSLTFNNEMRSATNATFFNKDNSSTEGKFWLKLNSEYNTNNTFAVDYTNGASDSFDNYDSKAIGTGSDAFYTLADAQKLIIQGKESFDINDVVPVGVKHFQNGAFTIALVKKEGLFDNGQAIYLHDKVTGTYTNLQNGVYSFTANAGENTNRFEIVYKLSVLATAEVKKDAFEVYRDGQDFIVRNDKNIEKIEIFDAAGRKIQTINENSKLIRVQLSSKGVYILKALSAGKEYSKKIIK; this is encoded by the coding sequence ATGAAAAAAATTTTATTTACACTTAGTGTAAGCTGTTTTTCTATAGCTTATGCCCAAAATCTAAATTTTGCAGATTCTAAATTTAAAGCTTTAATCTTAAGCTCTACTACTACCAACCAAATCGCCAAAGATTTAAATGGAAACTTTATTGCTATCGATGTAAATGGTGATGGTGAAGTTCAGGTTTCGGAAGCGCAACAGGTGAAAACACTCAAGATCAAACAAGATCCAAACCTGATGTATATTGATCCTACCAAAGATCTTGAGGTTTATGATCCAGACAATATCAATGTCAATTATTACAATTCACATTTACCGGATGGAGTTACAGATGCATTATTATTTCCAAACATGGAAGAATTGTATGTTGTAATGGCGAAATCTTTCAATATTAATTTTATCAATAACAATAAAATAAGAATTGTTAAGGGTAATCCTCGTTATTATAGCTCGACATTTCAAGATACTACTGTATCAAGTAATCTTACTTTTGATAATTGCTCAAACTTACAGAATATTGCTGATGTTGTCGCTTCTGTATTAGTAGATCCTTGGCATGGCTCTGGAGATATTTTAAGAATTAAAAATTGCTCACAGATTAATAGCACCGCACTAATTAGCTTTAGTGAAATAAAAGAACTTTATATTGAAAATTCAAATATCAGTAATTTAAGTATTGATTCCTGTCCGCTTCTTACTAAAATTCATGTTCCAAATTTAAGCACATTAACTAAAATTTCGTCTTCGCATTATAATACTTCTAATTATTGGAGCCCTCTCGCTCAAAATCAGTACATAGAGCTTGTTGCCAATAACTGTATTAATTTAGAGGAAATAACTGTATCCAATCATGGTAACAATAATACAGGTAATTATTTTACCTCAGTAAATATAAATGGATGTACTGCATTAAAAAAATTATCCGGACTTAATGATCCTTCGGTCGATTTTTCGACAGCCGGTCTTATAAATCTGGAAGAACTAGATTGCTCGTATCAAAACAAATACACCTATGCTTCAAATACCTCTGGAAGTGCGATACTTGGAAATGTTAATTCTATAAACCTTTCAGGACTTCAAAAATTAAAAAAACTTACGGCATACAATCAGCGAATTAACAATATTAACTTTGCTGTATGTCCGCTACTTGAAGAAATAAATTTAGTCAATACTATTATTTTTATTAGTAGTATTGATGTAAATAATTTGGTCAATCTGCATACATTAAATTTATCTGCTACAGACCTACTGATAACTCTTAAAAAACTACAACAAATTAATGCTCAAAATTGTACAGCATTAGTAAATTTAGAAATATTTGGAAACGATGATTTGCATACCCTAAATCTACAAAACTGCTCAAGTTTAAAAAGTTTAAAAATTGGTGAACAAATAAATTATTCATATTACATTAGCTATTTCCCCGAATTTACTAATCTAAATATAGCGCAATGTACATCTCTTGAAGACCTACTCATTTGGAATACAAAAATAAATAACTTAAATACTTCTGATTGTACGCAATTAAAATCATTAAAACTTTCAGGAAATAATTTTCATAATCAAATAGATTTATCAAACAATCTAGCTTTAGAAAATTTAGAAGTTCAATATTCGCCTTTATTGACGAATTTTAATTTATCCAATAATGTTAATTTAAAAACTGTTCTTGCTAAGACTTGTCCTCTAATCACACAATTAGATCTTTCTGGTGCTTCTCATTTAGAAATTATTAGTTCACATGATATGGCAAATCTTACTTCTATAAATGTAAGAAATAGTTCTAATGAAGCCATAAGTCTCCAAAATTATAACAGCAATTTATCCGTTTGTGTAGATGATACCCAATTGATTGGATTACAGACTACATATCCTAATGTAAACTTCTCAACAAGTTGTAACAATCTATTCACTACAACATGGAACGGAACAAGCTGGTCAAACGGAACACCGTCATCAATAGCAATTGTGGTTTTAACGGGCTCTTATTCCACTGCTTCGCAACCAACTTTCACAGCTAAAAATATTATTATTCAGAACAGTGGTATTTTAGAAATCACTTCAGGTAATACCATTTCAGCTGTAAATGTAACAGTGGAAGATGGAGGTAACCTTATTCAGAAAGACGGTTCTAATTTATCTTATTCAGGAGCTTTTAAAACATTGAAAAACGGAACGAGCGAGGTTAATAAATATGCATTTTGGACCTCTCCAGTTGTTGGTCAGAATTTAACGAATATTTATACAGGGGCAACGCCGGCGTTTATTACAGAATACGACACCGCAACTGATAATTATGTAAATGCATCTTCTACAACTTCTGTATTCGGTAAAGGCTATTCTATAAAAACTCCGGTTGCAAACGCTGCTTTAGTTTTTGAAGGTACCCCAAATAACGGAACGCAAACTTTTTCATTGGCTACTTCAGGAAACGGATTCAATTTAATAGGAAACCCCTATCCTTCCAACTTAAACTTAGGAGCTTTTTATACCGTAAACTCGGCTAGAATTTCAAGTACATTCTATTTCTGGGATAACAAAAGCACGAATGTAACGCTTCAAAACGGTGCTACGACTACCAATTACGGATATGCTACTTTCAATGCTGCTAACAGCGCCAACCCTACTTGGGTTCCGGCTCCAAATGATAACGGAGGAACGGCCGTTGTTCCAATGGGTACAGTTGCGAATATTGGTCAAGGATTTATTATTAAGACTTTAAATGCTTCTGTTGATACATCTTTAACCTTTAATAACGAAATGAGAAGTGCAACAAACGCAACCTTCTTTAATAAAGATAATTCCTCAACAGAAGGTAAATTTTGGTTAAAGTTAAACTCTGAATACAATACCAATAATACTTTTGCGGTAGATTATACAAACGGAGCCTCAGATTCATTTGATAATTATGATTCTAAAGCAATAGGAACTGGTTCTGATGCTTTCTACACCTTAGCTGATGCACAAAAATTAATCATTCAGGGGAAAGAAAGTTTTGATATCAATGATGTAGTTCCTGTAGGAGTAAAACATTTCCAAAATGGTGCTTTTACTATAGCATTAGTAAAAAAAGAAGGATTATTTGATAACGGACAGGCTATTTACCTACACGATAAAGTAACAGGTACTTATACCAATCTTCAAAATGGAGTTTATTCATTTACGGCCAATGCAGGAGAAAACACCAATAGATTTGAGATTGTTTACAAACTTAGTGTTTTGGCAACTGCTGAAGTTAAAAAAGATGCTTTTGAAGTGTATAGAGATGGACAAGATTTTATAGTGAGAAACGATAAAAATATTGAAAAAATAGAAATATTTGATGCGGCTGGAAGAAAAATTCAGACTATTAATGAAAACTCTAAACTCATTCGTGTACAACTTAGCTCTAAAGGTGTTTATATCTTAAAGGCATTGTCAGCAGGGAAAGAGTACTCAAAAAAAATAATTAAATAA
- a CDS encoding ribonucleoside-diphosphate reductase subunit alpha, with the protein MEEQNNNIWWLNEESEQMLNRGYLLKGETVDGAIDRITTAAAKKLYKPELQPAFKEMIMKGWISFSSPVWANMGTQRGLPISCFNVHIPDSIEGITHKMGEVIMQTKIGGGTSGYFGELRNRGTAVTDNGKSSGAVSFMKLFDTSMDVVSQGGVRRGAFAAYLDVDHGDIEEFLSIKDIGSPIQNLFTGICVPDYWMQDMIDGDADKRKIWARVLESRQQKGLPYIFFTDNVNRNKPQVYKDLGLTINASNLCSEIMLPSTRQESFICCLSSMNLELYDEWKDTNAVQLAIYFLDAVLSEFIEKTEGNYYLQGARDFAMRHRALGLGVLGYHSYLQKNMIPFESFEATQFNARAFKHIRAQADIASKELANIYGEPEILKGYGMRNTTVMAIAPTTSSSAILGQTSPGIEPFASNYYKAGLAKGNFMRKNKYLAKLLEAKGLDNEETWRTIMLNHGSVQHLNELSDEEKAVFKTFKEISPMEIISQAAQRQQYIDQAQSLNLQIPATMPVKDVNYLYIEAWKKGVKTLYYQRSSSVSKEMMVNFVSCSACEA; encoded by the coding sequence ATGGAAGAACAAAACAACAACATCTGGTGGCTCAACGAAGAATCTGAGCAAATGCTGAATAGAGGTTACCTTTTGAAAGGGGAAACCGTAGACGGTGCAATCGACAGAATCACCACTGCTGCAGCAAAAAAATTATACAAACCTGAACTACAACCAGCTTTCAAGGAGATGATCATGAAAGGATGGATTAGTTTTTCTTCTCCGGTATGGGCGAATATGGGAACGCAGAGAGGTCTTCCAATCTCTTGCTTCAATGTACATATTCCAGACAGCATTGAGGGAATTACCCACAAAATGGGTGAGGTTATCATGCAGACCAAAATTGGAGGTGGAACTTCGGGATATTTCGGTGAACTTCGTAACAGAGGAACTGCGGTGACCGATAACGGAAAATCTTCTGGTGCGGTTTCGTTTATGAAACTTTTTGACACTTCAATGGATGTTGTATCGCAAGGTGGTGTAAGAAGAGGTGCTTTTGCGGCGTATCTTGATGTTGACCACGGTGATATTGAAGAATTTTTATCAATTAAAGATATCGGAAGCCCTATTCAGAACCTTTTTACAGGAATTTGTGTACCAGATTACTGGATGCAAGATATGATTGACGGTGATGCCGACAAGCGTAAAATCTGGGCGAGAGTTTTGGAAAGCCGTCAGCAAAAAGGTCTTCCTTATATTTTCTTTACCGATAACGTGAACAGAAACAAACCTCAGGTTTATAAAGACCTTGGATTAACGATTAATGCAAGTAATCTTTGTTCGGAAATTATGCTTCCGTCTACAAGACAGGAATCTTTCATCTGCTGTTTGTCTTCGATGAACTTAGAATTGTACGACGAGTGGAAAGATACAAACGCAGTACAATTGGCAATCTATTTCCTTGACGCTGTTTTGTCTGAATTTATCGAAAAAACGGAAGGAAATTATTACCTTCAGGGAGCAAGAGACTTCGCAATGCGTCACAGAGCTTTAGGTTTAGGCGTTTTGGGTTACCACTCTTATCTTCAGAAAAATATGATTCCTTTTGAGAGTTTTGAGGCGACGCAGTTTAATGCAAGAGCTTTCAAACACATCAGAGCGCAAGCGGATATTGCGTCAAAAGAATTGGCAAACATCTACGGAGAACCGGAAATCTTAAAAGGTTACGGAATGAGAAATACAACGGTAATGGCGATTGCTCCTACCACTTCTAGTTCTGCGATTTTAGGACAAACGTCTCCTGGAATTGAGCCTTTTGCTTCAAACTATTACAAAGCTGGTTTGGCGAAAGGAAATTTCATGCGTAAGAATAAATACTTAGCAAAATTGTTGGAAGCGAAAGGTCTTGACAATGAGGAAACATGGAGAACAATTATGTTGAATCACGGTTCAGTACAACATTTAAATGAATTGTCTGACGAAGAAAAAGCAGTATTTAAAACGTTTAAAGAGATTTCTCCGATGGAGATTATTTCTCAGGCGGCACAAAGACAACAGTACATCGACCAGGCTCAGTCTCTGAACTTGCAGATTCCTGCTACAATGCCAGTAAAAGACGTAAATTATCTTTACATCGAAGCTTGGAAAAAAGGAGTGAAAACTTTGTATTACCAAAGAAGTTCATCTGTTTCTAAAGAAATGATGGTGAATTTTGTGAGCTGTTCGGCTTGTGAAGCTTAA
- a CDS encoding DUF4145 domain-containing protein — protein MTSFCAFNDSTHHGTFHLVDHPENCPECHQKIIPIISSKRLSRKGDKTFVFLSCPNPKCEISFAAEYLKQHDHYLHYFSKIIKGNVIQEKFSEQIENLSPYFIKIYNEAYFAEQNNLLEICGVGYRKALEFLIKDYIITKNPHKEDLIKKLLLGKCINEFVEDLRLKETAKRAVWLGNDHTHYVKKWATKDLSDLKLLIKLSVNWVESEIMTETLINSMTE, from the coding sequence ATGACTAGTTTTTGTGCTTTTAATGATTCAACACATCATGGAACATTCCATTTGGTAGATCATCCTGAAAATTGTCCAGAATGCCACCAAAAAATAATTCCAATAATTAGCAGTAAAAGACTTTCAAGGAAAGGAGATAAAACTTTCGTTTTTTTAAGCTGTCCGAATCCTAAATGTGAAATATCATTTGCTGCAGAATACTTGAAGCAACATGATCATTATTTACATTATTTTAGCAAGATAATTAAAGGAAATGTTATTCAGGAAAAATTTTCCGAACAAATTGAAAACCTATCTCCATATTTTATAAAAATTTATAATGAAGCTTATTTTGCAGAACAAAATAATTTATTAGAAATATGTGGTGTTGGTTATAGAAAAGCATTAGAATTTTTAATTAAAGACTATATAATTACTAAAAATCCTCACAAAGAAGATCTTATCAAGAAACTCCTTTTAGGAAAATGTATAAACGAATTTGTTGAAGATTTAAGACTAAAAGAAACAGCAAAAAGAGCTGTTTGGCTGGGAAACGATCACACTCATTATGTAAAAAAATGGGCAACAAAAGATCTATCCGATTTAAAACTACTTATCAAATTATCTGTTAATTGGGTAGAGTCTGAAATAATGACTGAAACACTAATTAATAGTATGACTGAATAG
- a CDS encoding ribonucleotide-diphosphate reductase subunit beta, producing MGIFDKRVSYKPFEYPEVLQFTEAINKSFWVHSEVDFTADVQDFQSQLEPHEKNAVKNALLAIAQIEVSVKSFWGNLYNHLPKPELNGLGSTFAECEFRHSEAYSRLLEVLGYNEEFAHVVEVPALKKRIDFLSNVLKHANSATPKEYVSSLLLFSILIENVSLFSQFAIILSFTRFKGYMKNVSNIIAWTSIDEQIHANGGIYLINKIREEQPDLLTDSDIEDIYTLVDQSIEVEGEILDWIFEMGELDKFSKLDLINFMKYRVDESLVKINMEKRYNTTAEQYSPMKWFEEEVFANSMDDFFAKRPVDYTKHDKSITANDLF from the coding sequence ATGGGAATTTTCGATAAAAGAGTAAGCTACAAGCCGTTTGAGTATCCTGAAGTTCTTCAGTTTACAGAAGCCATCAATAAATCGTTCTGGGTACACTCAGAAGTAGATTTCACAGCAGACGTTCAAGATTTTCAGTCGCAGCTTGAGCCGCACGAAAAAAATGCTGTAAAAAATGCGCTTTTGGCGATTGCTCAAATCGAAGTTTCGGTAAAATCATTTTGGGGAAATCTTTACAACCACCTTCCAAAGCCGGAACTGAATGGTTTAGGTTCTACATTTGCAGAATGTGAATTCCGTCATTCGGAGGCGTATTCTCGTTTGCTTGAAGTTTTGGGTTACAATGAAGAGTTTGCTCACGTTGTAGAAGTTCCTGCGTTGAAGAAAAGAATTGATTTCTTATCTAATGTTTTGAAGCACGCCAATTCGGCAACTCCGAAAGAGTATGTTTCTTCTTTACTTTTATTCAGTATTTTGATTGAGAATGTGTCTTTATTTTCTCAATTTGCGATTATTCTTTCGTTTACAAGATTTAAAGGGTACATGAAAAATGTTTCCAATATTATCGCTTGGACATCTATTGATGAGCAGATTCACGCTAACGGTGGGATTTACTTAATCAATAAAATTCGTGAAGAGCAGCCGGATCTTTTAACTGATTCTGACATCGAAGACATTTACACTTTGGTAGACCAATCTATTGAAGTGGAAGGAGAAATTTTGGATTGGATCTTTGAAATGGGTGAACTTGATAAATTCTCAAAACTAGATTTAATCAACTTTATGAAATACCGTGTTGACGAAAGTTTAGTTAAAATCAATATGGAAAAACGTTACAATACCACTGCTGAACAATACAGCCCTATGAAATGGTTTGAAGAAGAAGTTTTCGCTAATTCTATGGATGATTTCTTTGCAAAAAGACCTGTGGATTATACGAAGCATGATAAGAGTATTACGGCTAATGATTTGTTTTAA
- a CDS encoding ABC transporter ATP-binding protein has translation MLVIQDLHKSYDTGKSKLHVLKGIDLTIEAGEFVSIMGSSGSGKSTLLNIIGILDEKDSGVYNLDGIPIEYLNEIKAAEYRSQFLGFVFQSFNLIGYKTALDNVALPLYYQNVPRKERNQRAMEYLEKVGLAQWANHLPNELSGGQKQRVAIARALITNPKVVLADEPTGALDSKTTHDIMKLLQDINNEGRTIIVVTHENDVAAQTKRNVILRDGIIESDEFIEQIVL, from the coding sequence ATGCTGGTAATTCAGGATCTACATAAATCATACGACACAGGAAAAAGTAAACTTCACGTTTTGAAAGGCATTGACCTTACTATTGAAGCCGGTGAATTTGTCTCTATTATGGGAAGTTCAGGATCCGGAAAATCAACTTTGCTGAATATTATCGGAATTTTGGACGAGAAAGACAGCGGCGTTTACAACCTCGACGGTATTCCCATCGAGTATCTTAATGAAATAAAAGCTGCCGAGTACCGCTCTCAATTTTTAGGATTCGTTTTCCAGTCGTTTAATTTGATTGGATATAAAACAGCTTTAGATAATGTTGCGCTTCCTTTGTACTATCAAAACGTTCCGAGAAAAGAACGAAATCAAAGAGCAATGGAATATCTTGAGAAAGTAGGTCTTGCACAATGGGCAAATCATTTACCCAACGAACTTTCGGGTGGACAAAAACAGAGAGTTGCCATCGCAAGAGCTTTAATTACCAATCCTAAAGTGGTTTTAGCGGATGAACCAACCGGAGCTTTAGATTCAAAAACGACGCATGATATTATGAAACTGCTTCAGGATATTAATAATGAAGGAAGAACAATCATCGTAGTTACCCACGAAAACGACGTAGCTGCACAAACCAAAAGAAATGTCATTTTACGAGACGGTATTATCGAGAGTGACGAGTTTATTGAGCAAATTGTGTTGTAA
- a CDS encoding ABC transporter permease yields MFDLDRWQEIFSSIRSNVLRTVLSGFTVALGLFIFIVLFGIGKGLQNAFTEGFARDAQNLIQITTGKTTIAYKGLQSDREVTMNNDDYDFLVNADKEKVEYTTPRYAANLLVKYGKESGSYQINGGDTDEIFVENRKMLDGRYLSPNDLNNKQHVAVIGRMVQRDLIKNGNPVGKDIDINGTMFKVIGVFSDDGGDWDERHIAVPITTLQQMKKGSDTVSTAFIAYDEKLTPEQAIKYGDELKDKLKSRKNVSPDDENGVRVWNNAQNMNDTFAIMFALTLIVGFIGAGTLLAGIIGISNIMVYIVKERTKEIGVRKAIGAKPGSIVGLIVQESVVITVVSGLVGVGIGVLTLNLIGDSLEEYFIKNPSVGTTEIVMAFVALVLSGLIAGFVPARRASKIRPIEALRTE; encoded by the coding sequence ATGTTTGATCTAGACCGTTGGCAGGAAATATTCAGTTCTATTCGCAGCAATGTTTTGCGTACGGTGCTTTCAGGGTTTACTGTGGCACTTGGGCTTTTCATATTCATTGTTCTTTTCGGAATTGGAAAGGGGTTACAGAATGCCTTTACCGAAGGTTTTGCAAGAGATGCCCAAAATCTTATTCAGATTACTACCGGGAAAACAACGATTGCCTATAAAGGGCTTCAGTCTGACCGTGAAGTAACAATGAATAATGATGATTATGATTTCTTGGTCAATGCTGACAAAGAAAAAGTAGAATATACAACCCCGAGGTATGCTGCTAATCTCTTGGTGAAATATGGTAAGGAAAGTGGAAGTTATCAAATTAATGGTGGTGACACGGATGAAATATTTGTCGAAAATAGAAAAATGTTGGACGGAAGATACCTGTCTCCCAATGATTTGAATAACAAGCAGCACGTTGCCGTAATCGGAAGAATGGTGCAGCGGGATTTAATTAAAAACGGAAATCCTGTCGGAAAAGATATTGATATCAACGGAACGATGTTTAAAGTAATCGGTGTTTTCTCAGATGACGGCGGAGATTGGGATGAAAGGCATATTGCTGTGCCTATTACCACCCTTCAACAGATGAAAAAGGGTTCAGATACGGTAAGCACTGCATTTATCGCTTATGACGAAAAACTTACTCCCGAGCAGGCAATTAAATATGGAGATGAGCTTAAAGATAAATTAAAATCACGAAAAAACGTTTCTCCCGATGACGAAAATGGCGTCAGAGTCTGGAACAATGCTCAGAATATGAATGATACATTTGCCATCATGTTTGCACTTACTCTTATTGTAGGATTTATTGGTGCAGGTACGCTTCTAGCCGGAATCATCGGAATTAGCAACATTATGGTCTATATTGTGAAGGAAAGAACTAAAGAAATCGGTGTACGAAAAGCGATTGGTGCAAAGCCAGGAAGTATTGTAGGATTGATTGTTCAGGAAAGTGTGGTCATCACGGTCGTTTCCGGATTGGTGGGTGTTGGTATAGGAGTTTTAACTTTAAATCTCATCGGCGACAGTTTAGAGGAATATTTTATTAAAAATCCAAGTGTAGGAACTACGGAAATCGTGATGGCGTTTGTGGCTCTCGTACTTTCGGGCTTAATTGCAGGGTTTGTTCCCGCACGAAGAGCATCGAAAATTAGACCTATCGAAGCGTTGCGAACAGAATAA